A DNA window from Pseudomonas sp. B21-056 contains the following coding sequences:
- the livH gene encoding high-affinity branched-chain amino acid ABC transporter permease LivH: MPEIYHFFQQLVNGLTIGSTYALIAIGYTMVYGIIGMINFAHGEVYMIGSYVAFIALAGLAMLGIHSLPLLMTAAFVASIVVTSAYGYSIERVAYQPLRGSNRLIPLISAIGMSLFLQNTVLLSQDSKDKSIPNLIPGSFSFGPGGAEEVLISYMQILVFVVTLIAMLGLTLFISRSRLGRACRACAEDIKMANLLGINTNNIIALTFVIGAALAAVAAVLLSMQYGVINPNAGFLVGLKAFTAAVLGGIGSIPGAMLGGLVLGVAEAFGADIFGDQYKDVVAFGLLVLVLLFRPTGILGRPEVEKV; this comes from the coding sequence ATGCCTGAGATCTATCACTTTTTCCAACAGCTGGTTAATGGCCTGACCATTGGCAGCACCTATGCTCTGATAGCCATTGGCTACACAATGGTTTACGGCATCATTGGAATGATTAACTTCGCCCATGGCGAGGTCTACATGATTGGTTCCTACGTGGCTTTCATCGCCCTTGCCGGGCTGGCCATGCTGGGTATCCACTCACTGCCGCTGTTGATGACCGCCGCGTTCGTGGCGTCCATCGTCGTGACCAGTGCCTATGGCTACAGTATCGAACGTGTTGCCTACCAGCCCTTGCGTGGCAGCAATCGTCTGATCCCGCTGATTTCCGCCATCGGCATGTCGCTGTTCCTGCAAAACACCGTATTGCTGTCCCAGGACTCCAAGGACAAGTCCATTCCCAACCTGATCCCGGGGAGTTTCTCCTTCGGCCCGGGCGGTGCAGAAGAAGTCCTGATTTCCTACATGCAGATCCTGGTGTTCGTCGTGACCCTGATCGCCATGCTCGGCCTGACCCTGTTCATCTCCCGTTCCCGCCTGGGCCGCGCCTGCCGCGCCTGTGCCGAGGACATCAAGATGGCCAACCTGCTGGGCATCAACACCAACAACATCATCGCCCTGACCTTCGTCATCGGTGCCGCGCTGGCGGCCGTCGCTGCCGTGCTGTTGAGCATGCAGTACGGCGTGATCAACCCGAACGCCGGCTTCCTGGTTGGCCTGAAGGCCTTTACCGCGGCGGTACTGGGTGGCATCGGCAGTATTCCGGGCGCGATGCTCGGCGGGCTGGTGCTGGGGGTGGCCGAAGCATTCGGCGCCGATATCTTCGGTGACCAGTACAAGGACGTGGTGGCGTTCGGCCTCCTGGTCCTGGTTCTGTTGTTCCGGCCGACCGGCATCCTGGGCCGCCCGGAGGTTGAGAAAGTATGA
- a CDS encoding branched-chain amino acid ABC transporter substrate-binding protein, with protein sequence MTKATKQISKLFAAMVLAGVASHSFAADTIKIGIAGPKTGPVTQYGDMQFVGAKQAIKDINAKGGVDGKMLEAKEYDDACDPKQAVAVANKVVNDGVKFVVGHLCSSSTQPASDIYEDEGVIMITPAATSPEITARGYKLVFRTIGLDSAQGPAAGNYIADHVKPKVVAVLHDKQQYGEGIATAVKQTLEKKGVKVAVFEGLNAGDKDFSSIIQKLKQNNVDFVYYGGYHPELGLILRQSKEKGLNAKFMGPEGVGNDSISQIAQDASEGLLVTLPKSFDADPENQKIVEAIKADGKDPSGPFVFPAYSAVELIAEGIKAAKSEDTTKVSEALHKGSFKTPTGELSFNDKGDLKDFKFVVYQWHFGKPKTEVSPQ encoded by the coding sequence ATGACTAAGGCTACTAAGCAGATTTCCAAACTGTTTGCCGCTATGGTTCTGGCCGGGGTTGCCAGCCATTCGTTCGCCGCCGACACCATCAAGATCGGCATCGCCGGTCCCAAGACCGGTCCGGTGACCCAGTACGGCGACATGCAATTCGTCGGCGCCAAACAAGCCATCAAGGACATCAACGCCAAGGGCGGCGTCGACGGCAAAATGCTCGAAGCCAAGGAATACGATGATGCCTGCGACCCGAAACAGGCCGTAGCCGTGGCGAACAAAGTGGTCAACGATGGCGTCAAGTTCGTCGTCGGCCACCTGTGCTCCAGCTCCACCCAACCGGCTTCGGACATCTACGAAGACGAAGGCGTGATCATGATCACCCCAGCAGCCACCAGCCCGGAAATCACCGCCCGTGGCTACAAGCTGGTCTTCCGCACCATCGGCCTGGACAGCGCCCAAGGCCCTGCCGCCGGTAACTACATCGCCGATCACGTCAAGCCGAAGGTCGTTGCGGTCCTGCACGACAAACAGCAATACGGTGAAGGCATCGCCACCGCCGTCAAGCAGACCCTCGAGAAGAAAGGCGTGAAAGTCGCCGTATTCGAAGGCCTGAACGCTGGTGACAAGGACTTCTCCTCGATCATCCAGAAACTCAAGCAGAACAACGTCGACTTCGTCTACTACGGCGGCTACCACCCTGAGCTGGGCCTGATCCTGCGTCAATCCAAGGAAAAAGGCCTGAACGCCAAGTTCATGGGGCCTGAAGGCGTCGGCAACGATTCCATCTCGCAAATTGCCCAGGACGCTTCCGAAGGCCTGCTGGTGACCCTGCCGAAATCCTTCGACGCCGATCCTGAGAACCAGAAGATCGTCGAGGCCATCAAGGCCGACGGCAAGGACCCAAGCGGTCCGTTCGTGTTCCCGGCCTACTCCGCCGTCGAGCTGATCGCCGAAGGCATCAAGGCAGCCAAGAGCGAAGACACTACCAAGGTGTCCGAAGCCCTGCACAAAGGCAGCTTCAAGACTCCTACCGGCGAACTCTCGTTCAACGACAAGGGCGACCTGAAGGATTTCAAATTCGTGGTCTACCAGTGGCACTTCGGCAAACCGAAAACCGAAGTTTCCCCTCAGTAA
- a CDS encoding DUF2282 domain-containing protein → MSATTRTLSASALVLALGSALSIAAVSTVHAADDNMEKCFGVAMKGQNNCAAGAGTTCAGTAKMDYQGNAWKLVPKGTCMTTMSKTSPTGFGQLEAFKAKS, encoded by the coding sequence ATGTCCGCTACCACCCGTACCCTGTCCGCCTCCGCCCTGGTCCTGGCCCTCGGTTCCGCGCTGAGCATCGCTGCCGTATCGACCGTCCACGCCGCTGACGACAACATGGAAAAATGCTTTGGCGTGGCCATGAAGGGGCAAAACAACTGCGCCGCCGGCGCCGGCACCACCTGTGCCGGTACCGCCAAGATGGACTACCAGGGCAACGCCTGGAAACTGGTCCCGAAAGGCACTTGCATGACCACCATGAGCAAGACCTCGCCGACCGGTTTCGGTCAGCTCGAAGCCTTCAAAGCCAAGTCCTGA
- a CDS encoding MDR family MFS transporter — translation MPAGSTVTQLNTLNVQQPAIRSVLVALMLAIFLGALDQTIVAVSMPAISAQFKDISLLAWVISGYMVAMTVAVPIYGKLGDLYGRRPLMLFGMGLFTLASLFCGLAQSMEQLVLARIIQGIGAGGMISVSQAIIGDIVPPRERGRYQGYFSSMYAVASVAGPVLGGYMTEYLSWRWVFWINLPLGLGAWLVARRTLVGLSVPQRTPIIDYLGTVLLIIGLTALLLGITQVGQGQAWHSRGVLGLLGCAVVTLGVFVWHERRAREPLLPMHLFVNRSAVLCWCTVFFTSFQAISLTVLMPLRFQSVTGAGADSAALHLLPLAMGLPIGAYFAGRRTSVTGRYKPMILSGALLLPFAILGMACTTPDAFWLSSLFMLLGGIASGMQFPTSLVGSQNSVQQRDIGVATSTTNLFRSLGGAVGVALMSALLLALLQDSGFAQLASASLIGEGHSGNVLLDGLNAAPGEAQDALRLGLQTTFRHLLLISAAVSLLGLAAAVAMPNRLLRGREEQVQ, via the coding sequence ATGCCCGCAGGTTCTACCGTGACTCAGCTCAATACGCTCAACGTCCAGCAGCCCGCCATCCGCAGCGTACTGGTGGCCCTGATGCTGGCGATTTTCCTCGGTGCGCTGGACCAGACCATCGTTGCCGTCTCGATGCCGGCCATCTCCGCCCAGTTCAAGGACATCAGCCTGTTGGCCTGGGTGATTTCCGGCTACATGGTCGCCATGACCGTGGCCGTGCCGATCTACGGCAAGTTGGGCGATCTCTACGGTCGTAGGCCGTTGATGCTGTTCGGCATGGGGCTGTTCACCCTGGCCTCGTTGTTCTGCGGCCTGGCCCAAAGCATGGAACAGCTGGTGCTGGCGCGGATTATCCAGGGCATCGGTGCCGGCGGGATGATTTCCGTGAGCCAGGCAATCATCGGCGACATCGTGCCACCCCGCGAGCGTGGCCGTTATCAGGGCTACTTCAGCAGCATGTACGCGGTGGCCAGCGTGGCCGGGCCGGTGCTGGGCGGCTACATGACCGAATACCTGTCGTGGCGCTGGGTGTTCTGGATCAACCTGCCGTTGGGCCTGGGTGCCTGGCTGGTGGCCCGTCGCACCCTGGTCGGGCTGTCGGTGCCGCAACGCACGCCGATCATCGACTACCTGGGCACCGTGTTGCTGATCATCGGCCTGACGGCCTTGCTGCTGGGCATCACCCAGGTCGGCCAGGGGCAGGCCTGGCACAGCCGTGGCGTATTAGGACTGCTGGGTTGCGCCGTGGTGACGCTGGGCGTGTTCGTCTGGCACGAACGCCGCGCCCGGGAGCCCTTGCTGCCGATGCACCTGTTCGTCAACCGCAGTGCGGTGTTGTGTTGGTGCACAGTCTTTTTCACCAGTTTCCAAGCGATTTCCCTGACGGTGCTGATGCCGTTGCGCTTTCAGAGCGTGACCGGTGCCGGCGCTGACAGCGCGGCGCTGCATCTGTTGCCGCTGGCAATGGGTTTGCCCATCGGCGCGTATTTCGCCGGGCGTCGCACCTCGGTCACGGGTCGCTACAAACCGATGATCCTCAGCGGCGCCCTGCTGCTTCCCTTCGCCATCCTCGGCATGGCCTGCACAACGCCCGACGCGTTCTGGCTCAGCAGCCTGTTCATGCTGCTCGGCGGCATCGCCTCCGGCATGCAGTTCCCCACCTCACTGGTGGGTTCGCAGAACTCGGTGCAACAACGGGACATTGGCGTCGCCACCAGCACCACCAACCTGTTCCGCTCCCTCGGCGGCGCGGTGGGCGTGGCGCTGATGTCGGCGTTGCTGCTGGCCTTGCTGCAGGACTCAGGTTTCGCCCAACTCGCCAGCGCGTCGCTGATCGGCGAAGGCCATTCCGGCAACGTATTGCTGGACGGCTTGAACGCTGCGCCGGGCGAGGCACAGGACGCCTTGCGCCTGGGGTTGCAGACGACGTTCCGGCATCTGCTGCTGATCAGCGCGGCGGTGTCGCTGCTGGGGTTGGCGGCGGCGGTGGCGATGCCGAATCGATTGTTGCGTGGGCGGGAGGAGCAGGTTCAGTAG
- the pobA gene encoding 4-hydroxybenzoate 3-monooxygenase: MKTLKTQVAIIGAGPSGLLLGQLLHNAGIDTLILERQTPDYVLSRIRAGVLEQGMAELLRQAGVGQRMDAEGLEHDGFELVLNGRRVHIDLKGLTGGKNVMVYGQTEVTRDLMAAREKAGARTLYQVDKAQPHDMQTDQPFVTFEHQGETWRLDCDYIAGCDGFHGVARQSIPAEKLKVFERVYPFGWLGILADTPPVHEELVYARHERGFALCSMRSKTRTRYYLQVPAEEQVADWPDERFWTELKTRLPTDLAEALVTGPSIEKSIAPLRSFVVEPMQYGRMFLVGDAAHIVPPTGAKGLNLAASDVSTLFNILLKVYREGRVDLLEQYSAICLRRVWKAERFSWWMTSMLHRFDDDAFNQRISEAELEYFVDSEAGRKTIAENYVGLPYEAIE, from the coding sequence ATGAAAACCCTCAAGACCCAAGTCGCCATTATCGGCGCCGGCCCCTCTGGACTGCTGCTCGGCCAGTTGTTGCACAATGCCGGAATTGACACCCTCATCCTTGAACGCCAGACCCCGGACTATGTCCTGAGTCGCATCCGCGCCGGCGTACTGGAGCAAGGCATGGCCGAACTGCTGCGCCAGGCCGGTGTTGGCCAACGCATGGACGCCGAAGGCCTGGAGCATGACGGTTTCGAACTGGTCCTCAATGGCCGTCGGGTACACATCGATCTCAAGGGGCTGACCGGCGGTAAGAACGTGATGGTCTACGGTCAGACCGAAGTGACCCGCGACCTGATGGCCGCCCGCGAAAAGGCCGGCGCGCGGACGCTTTATCAGGTCGACAAGGCCCAACCCCACGACATGCAGACCGACCAGCCTTTCGTGACCTTCGAGCACCAGGGCGAAACCTGGCGTCTGGACTGCGACTACATCGCCGGGTGCGACGGCTTCCATGGCGTGGCGCGGCAATCCATCCCGGCGGAAAAACTGAAGGTCTTCGAACGGGTCTATCCCTTCGGCTGGCTCGGCATCCTGGCCGACACCCCGCCGGTCCACGAGGAATTGGTCTACGCCCGTCACGAGCGTGGATTTGCCCTGTGCAGCATGCGCTCCAAGACCCGAACCCGTTACTACCTGCAAGTGCCCGCCGAAGAACAGGTCGCCGACTGGCCGGACGAGCGTTTCTGGACTGAACTGAAAACCCGCCTGCCCACTGATCTGGCCGAAGCCCTGGTGACCGGCCCGTCCATCGAAAAGAGCATCGCGCCACTGCGCAGCTTCGTGGTCGAACCGATGCAGTACGGGCGCATGTTCCTGGTGGGCGACGCCGCCCACATCGTCCCGCCCACCGGCGCCAAGGGGCTGAACCTGGCGGCCAGCGATGTCAGCACGCTGTTCAACATCCTGCTCAAGGTCTATCGCGAAGGACGGGTGGATCTGCTGGAGCAGTATTCGGCCATATGCCTGCGGCGCGTCTGGAAAGCCGAGCGTTTCTCCTGGTGGATGACGTCGATGCTGCACCGCTTCGATGACGATGCCTTCAACCAGCGCATCAGCGAAGCGGAGCTGGAGTACTTCGTTGACTCCGAAGCCGGACGAAAAACCATTGCAGAAAATTACGTCGGACTTCCTTACGAGGCTATCGAATAG
- a CDS encoding helix-turn-helix domain-containing protein, protein MKKPDLPSIPVFKLYGESQEWPTPDLLHCETISKRSREHQWEIKPHRHADLCQLLFVFKGQAELEIEGLRTRLDVPAVQILPPLSVHGFRFSEDVEGYVVTLAAPLVTHLQGQLGHSVNILAQAESYPAGENADYLNSLFSALQSEYMGHQPAREMLMHALVNVIMVWVSRQVMQRRTQTQRPQRAREYLNGFIQLVEETYRQHVKVEDLAHRLGISVSHLNGTCRELAGQPALQIMHERQLLEAKRLLTYTGMTIYEISEMLGFSDPTNFTRLFRRRVGISPKAFRDRLKTDQPDD, encoded by the coding sequence ATGAAAAAACCTGACCTGCCTTCGATTCCGGTGTTCAAGCTCTACGGCGAAAGCCAGGAATGGCCGACGCCGGACCTGCTGCACTGTGAAACCATCTCCAAGCGCAGTCGCGAGCATCAGTGGGAAATCAAACCCCATCGGCATGCCGACCTCTGTCAGTTGCTGTTCGTTTTCAAGGGCCAGGCGGAGCTGGAAATCGAAGGCCTGCGTACCCGGCTCGATGTGCCGGCGGTGCAGATCCTGCCGCCGCTGTCGGTCCACGGGTTTCGTTTTTCCGAAGACGTGGAAGGTTACGTGGTGACCCTGGCGGCGCCGCTGGTGACACACCTGCAAGGGCAGCTCGGCCATTCGGTGAACATCCTGGCCCAGGCCGAGAGCTACCCGGCCGGTGAAAATGCCGACTACCTCAACAGCCTGTTCAGCGCCTTGCAGAGTGAGTACATGGGGCATCAACCGGCCCGGGAAATGCTCATGCATGCGCTGGTCAATGTGATCATGGTCTGGGTCAGCCGCCAGGTCATGCAGCGACGCACCCAGACCCAACGCCCACAGCGGGCCCGGGAATACCTCAACGGGTTCATTCAACTGGTGGAAGAGACCTATCGCCAGCACGTCAAGGTGGAAGACCTGGCCCACCGCCTGGGCATTTCCGTGTCACACCTCAACGGCACCTGTCGCGAGCTGGCCGGGCAGCCGGCGTTGCAGATCATGCATGAGCGTCAATTGCTGGAGGCCAAGCGGCTGTTGACCTACACCGGCATGACCATCTACGAGATTTCCGAGATGCTCGGGTTTTCCGACCCGACCAATTTCACCCGTCTTTTCCGCCGCCGCGTCGGCATCTCGCCCAAGGCCTTCCGGGACCGGCTCAAGACCGATCAGCCGGACGACTGA
- a CDS encoding spinster family MFS transporter → MQNSTQAANAWRILFLLFLANLFNFFDRTIPAIIIEPIRMEWSLSDFQIGIIGTAFTIVYAIAGLPLGRMADTGSRSKLMGWGLAAWSGLTAVNGLVGSFWAFLLVRMGIGIGEASYAPAANSLIGDLFPAHRRARAMGIFMLGLPIGLLLAFFTIGAMVKAFDSWRAPFFIAAVPGLVLAVFMFFIKEPKRGAAETVPVSQEKIDRPIRRVLAIPTFLWLVLAGLCFNFATYACNSFLVPMLQRYFLMPLHEAAVATGIMVGVTGLFGLTLGGWIADKIHQRVPNGRLLFAGFSLVVSTLTTAWALHAGRIEIGVFVAVFSVGWLFAYTFYTCVYTAIQDVVEPRLRATAMALFFAGLYLLGGGLGPVVVGGLSDYFARTAMAAAGAPQMTEAFKAIGLHDAMYLIPVALFMTMVFLFLASRCFARDAKRMKEGMSAQVEPGIVVATA, encoded by the coding sequence ATGCAGAACTCGACCCAAGCGGCGAATGCCTGGCGCATTCTGTTCCTGTTGTTTCTGGCCAACCTGTTCAATTTCTTCGACCGCACCATCCCGGCGATCATCATCGAGCCGATCCGCATGGAATGGAGCCTCAGCGACTTCCAGATCGGCATCATCGGCACCGCGTTCACCATCGTCTACGCCATTGCCGGCCTGCCCTTGGGGCGCATGGCCGATACCGGTTCGCGCAGCAAGTTGATGGGCTGGGGCTTGGCGGCCTGGAGCGGGCTGACGGCAGTCAATGGCCTGGTGGGCAGCTTCTGGGCGTTCCTGCTGGTGCGCATGGGCATCGGCATCGGCGAAGCCAGTTACGCGCCGGCTGCCAACTCACTGATCGGCGATCTGTTCCCGGCCCATCGACGGGCGCGGGCCATGGGCATCTTCATGCTGGGCCTGCCGATCGGGTTACTGCTGGCATTCTTCACCATCGGGGCGATGGTCAAGGCCTTCGACAGCTGGCGCGCGCCATTCTTTATTGCGGCGGTGCCGGGGCTGGTGCTGGCGGTCTTCATGTTCTTTATCAAGGAGCCCAAGCGCGGTGCGGCGGAAACCGTGCCGGTGTCCCAGGAAAAAATCGACCGGCCGATCCGCCGGGTGCTGGCGATTCCCACTTTCCTGTGGCTGGTGCTGGCGGGGCTGTGTTTCAACTTCGCCACCTATGCCTGCAACTCGTTCCTGGTGCCGATGCTGCAGCGTTACTTCCTGATGCCGTTGCACGAAGCGGCTGTGGCCACCGGGATCATGGTGGGCGTGACCGGGTTGTTCGGATTGACCCTGGGCGGCTGGATCGCCGACAAGATTCATCAGCGGGTGCCCAATGGCCGTCTGCTGTTCGCCGGGTTCAGCCTGGTGGTTTCCACGCTGACGACGGCTTGGGCGCTGCATGCCGGGCGGATTGAAATCGGCGTGTTCGTCGCGGTGTTCAGCGTCGGTTGGCTGTTTGCCTATACCTTTTATACCTGTGTCTACACGGCGATCCAGGACGTTGTGGAGCCGCGTCTGCGGGCGACGGCGATGGCGTTGTTTTTTGCCGGGTTGTACCTGCTCGGCGGTGGCCTGGGGCCGGTGGTGGTCGGCGGCCTGTCGGATTACTTCGCCCGCACGGCCATGGCCGCTGCCGGCGCTCCGCAGATGACCGAGGCGTTCAAGGCCATCGGCTTGCACGACGCGATGTACCTGATTCCGGTGGCGCTGTTCATGACCATGGTGTTCCTGTTCCTGGCCTCGCGCTGTTTCGCCCGGGATGCCAAGCGGATGAAGGAGGGGATGAGCGCGCAGGTGGAGCCGGGGATTGTGGTGGCGACGGCTTGA
- the livG gene encoding high-affinity branched-chain amino acid ABC transporter ATP-binding protein LivG, protein MSREILKVENLSMRFGGLLAVNGVALTVKEKQVVALIGPNGAGKTTVFNCLTGFYQPTGGSIVLDGEPIQGLPGHKIALKGVVRTFQNVRLFKDMTAIENLLIAQHRHLNTNFFAGLFKTPSFRKSEREAMEYAEYWLEKVNLKEFANRTAGTLAYGQQRRLEIARCMMTRPRILMLDEPAAGLNPRETEDLKALIGVLREEHNVTVLLIEHDMKLVMSISDHIVVINQGTPLANGTPEQIRDNPEVIKAYLGEA, encoded by the coding sequence ATGAGCCGCGAGATCCTCAAGGTTGAAAACCTCAGCATGCGCTTCGGCGGCCTGCTGGCGGTCAATGGCGTGGCCCTGACCGTGAAAGAGAAACAGGTGGTTGCCTTGATCGGGCCGAACGGCGCGGGCAAGACCACCGTGTTCAACTGCCTGACCGGTTTCTACCAGCCAACCGGCGGCAGCATCGTACTGGACGGCGAGCCGATCCAGGGCCTGCCGGGGCACAAGATCGCCCTCAAGGGTGTGGTGCGCACCTTCCAGAACGTGCGGTTGTTCAAGGACATGACGGCCATCGAGAACCTCTTGATCGCCCAGCATCGTCACCTGAACACCAACTTCTTTGCCGGCCTGTTCAAGACCCCGTCGTTCCGCAAGAGCGAACGCGAGGCGATGGAGTACGCCGAGTACTGGCTGGAAAAGGTCAACCTCAAGGAATTCGCCAACCGTACCGCCGGCACCCTGGCCTACGGTCAGCAGCGGCGCCTGGAAATCGCCCGTTGCATGATGACCCGTCCGCGGATCCTCATGCTCGACGAACCGGCTGCCGGCCTGAACCCACGGGAAACCGAAGACCTGAAGGCCCTGATCGGCGTGCTGCGTGAGGAGCACAACGTCACCGTGCTGCTGATCGAGCACGACATGAAACTGGTCATGAGCATTTCCGACCACATCGTGGTGATCAACCAGGGCACGCCCCTGGCGAACGGCACGCCGGAACAGATCCGTGACAATCCTGAAGTGATCAAAGCCTACCTGGGGGAAGCGTAA
- a CDS encoding DUF2288 domain-containing protein yields the protein MNQEPSTLYAKLLGETASITWKELEPFFAKGALLWVEPALDLIAAAEAVAQDEGDKVAAWLAAGQLAKLSETRALDFLERDPQLWAVVVSPWIMIQERASN from the coding sequence ATGAATCAAGAACCTAGCACCCTCTATGCCAAACTGCTTGGAGAAACTGCATCCATCACCTGGAAGGAGCTGGAGCCGTTCTTTGCCAAGGGTGCCCTGTTATGGGTCGAGCCGGCACTGGATTTGATCGCTGCCGCCGAGGCTGTCGCCCAGGACGAAGGCGATAAAGTCGCCGCCTGGCTGGCCGCCGGGCAGCTCGCCAAGCTGTCTGAAACGCGGGCGCTGGATTTTCTGGAACGCGATCCCCAGCTCTGGGCGGTGGTGGTTTCGCCGTGGATCATGATCCAGGAAAGAGCGTCGAATTGA
- a CDS encoding ABC transporter ATP-binding protein, with translation MLQFENVSTFYGKIQALHSVNVEVRQGEIVTLIGANGAGKSTLLMTLCGSPQAHSGSIRYMGEELVGQDSSQIMRKSIAVVPEGRRVFARLTVEENLAMGGFFTDKGDYQEQMDKVLHLFPRLKERFSQRGGTMSGGEQQMLAIGRALMSKPKLLLLDEPSLGLAPIIIQQIFDIIEQLRKDGVTVFLVEQNANQALKIADRAYVLENGRVVMQGTGEALLTDPKVREAYLGG, from the coding sequence ATGCTGCAGTTCGAAAACGTTTCCACCTTCTACGGCAAGATCCAGGCCCTGCACAGCGTCAACGTGGAGGTCCGCCAGGGCGAAATCGTGACGCTGATCGGCGCCAACGGCGCCGGCAAGTCCACCCTGCTGATGACGCTCTGCGGTTCGCCCCAGGCCCACAGCGGCAGCATCCGCTACATGGGTGAAGAACTGGTGGGCCAGGACTCGTCGCAGATCATGCGCAAGAGCATTGCGGTGGTGCCGGAAGGTCGTCGGGTGTTTGCCCGGCTGACCGTGGAAGAGAACCTCGCCATGGGCGGATTCTTCACCGACAAGGGCGACTATCAGGAACAGATGGACAAGGTCCTGCACCTTTTCCCACGCCTGAAAGAGCGCTTCAGCCAGCGCGGCGGCACCATGTCCGGCGGCGAACAGCAGATGCTCGCCATCGGCCGTGCGCTGATGAGCAAGCCCAAGCTGCTGCTGCTCGACGAGCCGTCCCTGGGCCTGGCACCGATCATCATCCAGCAGATCTTCGACATCATCGAACAGCTGCGCAAGGATGGCGTGACGGTGTTCCTGGTGGAGCAGAACGCCAACCAGGCGCTGAAAATCGCTGACCGGGCGTATGTGCTGGAGAACGGTCGAGTGGTGATGCAAGGCACCGGTGAAGCGCTGCTGACCGATCCGAAGGTGCGCGAGGCGTACCTGGGTGGTTGA
- a CDS encoding high-affinity branched-chain amino acid ABC transporter permease LivM: MSKYLKQALFSALLVWAVAFPVLGLKLSIVGVNLEVHGTGPLTLSVIALCSVLMFLRVLFSQQVGAALRSSRGPLVSPKVSQFLTLPRTQRRIIIGLIVVALVWPFFGSRGAVDIATLILIYVLLGLGLNIVVGLAGLLDLGYVGFYAVGAYSYALLSHYFGLSFWICLPIAGMMAATFGFLLGFPVLRLRGDYLAIVTLGFGEIIRLFLRNLTDLTGGPNGISNIPKPTFFGLSFDRNAAEGMQTFHEFFGLTYNPVSKVVFLYLVALLLALAALFVINRLLRMPIGRAWEALREDEIACRALGLNPTVIKLSAFTLGAAFAGFAGSFFAARQGLVTPESFTFIESAIILAIVVLGGMGSQLGVILAAIVMILLPEMMREFSEYRMLMFGALMVLMMIWRPQGLLPMQRPHMELRK, translated from the coding sequence ATGAGCAAATATCTTAAACAGGCGCTGTTCAGCGCCCTGCTGGTCTGGGCCGTGGCCTTTCCGGTGCTCGGTCTCAAGTTGAGCATCGTCGGCGTCAACCTTGAAGTGCACGGCACCGGCCCACTGACCCTGAGCGTGATTGCCCTGTGCTCGGTGCTGATGTTCCTGCGGGTGCTGTTCAGCCAACAGGTCGGCGCCGCGCTGCGCTCCAGCCGTGGCCCGCTGGTTTCGCCCAAGGTCAGCCAGTTCCTGACCCTGCCACGCACCCAGCGCCGGATCATCATCGGCCTGATCGTGGTCGCGCTGGTCTGGCCGTTCTTCGGCTCCCGTGGGGCGGTGGATATCGCCACGCTGATCCTGATCTACGTGTTGCTGGGCCTGGGCCTGAACATCGTGGTCGGCCTGGCCGGCCTGCTCGACCTGGGTTACGTGGGGTTCTACGCCGTGGGCGCCTACAGCTACGCGCTGCTGTCCCATTACTTCGGCTTGAGCTTCTGGATCTGCCTGCCGATTGCCGGGATGATGGCGGCCACGTTCGGCTTCCTGCTGGGCTTCCCGGTGTTGCGCCTGCGGGGCGACTACCTGGCCATCGTGACCCTGGGTTTCGGTGAGATCATCCGCTTGTTCCTGCGTAACCTCACCGACCTCACCGGCGGCCCCAACGGCATCAGCAACATCCCCAAGCCGACCTTCTTCGGGTTGAGCTTCGACCGCAATGCGGCCGAGGGCATGCAGACCTTCCACGAGTTCTTCGGGCTGACCTACAACCCGGTGAGCAAAGTGGTGTTCCTGTATCTGGTGGCGCTGTTGCTGGCCCTGGCCGCATTGTTCGTCATCAACCGCCTGCTGCGCATGCCCATCGGCCGTGCGTGGGAAGCGCTGCGCGAAGACGAAATCGCCTGCCGTGCCCTGGGTCTCAACCCGACCGTGATCAAGCTGTCGGCCTTCACCCTCGGTGCCGCGTTTGCCGGTTTCGCCGGCAGCTTCTTCGCCGCCCGCCAGGGTCTGGTGACGCCGGAATCCTTCACCTTCATCGAGTCGGCGATCATCCTCGCCATCGTGGTGCTGGGCGGGATGGGGTCGCAGCTGGGTGTGATCCTGGCCGCCATCGTGATGATCCTGCTGCCCGAAATGATGCGTGAATTCAGCGAATACCGCATGTTGATGTTCGGCGCCTTGATGGTGCTGATGATGATCTGGCGTCCTCAAGGTCTGCTGCCTATGCAACGCCCCCACATGGAGCTGCGCAAATGA